From one Mycolicibacterium sp. HK-90 genomic stretch:
- a CDS encoding YraN family protein, producing the protein MSSLTRAEIGALGEQLAVEHLAAQGLRTLTRNWRCRYGELDVIAEEVATNTVVFVEVKTRTGDGFGGLAEAVTAQKVRRIRRLAALWLAEQEARYAALRIDVIGVRIGRRREPELTHLAGVG; encoded by the coding sequence ATGAGTTCTCTGACACGGGCCGAGATCGGCGCACTGGGTGAACAGTTGGCCGTCGAGCATCTGGCGGCGCAGGGCTTGCGCACGTTGACTCGCAACTGGCGCTGTCGCTATGGCGAGCTGGACGTGATCGCCGAAGAGGTCGCCACCAACACGGTGGTCTTCGTCGAGGTGAAGACCCGCACCGGGGACGGGTTCGGTGGCCTGGCCGAGGCGGTGACGGCGCAGAAGGTGCGCCGCATCCGGCGGTTGGCCGCCCTGTGGCTGGCCGAGCAGGAGGCCCGGTACGCCGCGCTGCGGATCGATGTGATCGGGGTCCGGATCGGGCGGCGCCGGGAACCGGAGCTGACGCACCTGGCGGGGGTGGGCTGA